One window from the genome of Schistocerca piceifrons isolate TAMUIC-IGC-003096 chromosome 8, iqSchPice1.1, whole genome shotgun sequence encodes:
- the LOC124711934 gene encoding uncharacterized protein LOC124711934 yields MEWSRQQIVDLIAMYQEEDCLWNVRSKDYKNTLKKHDALAKIATAFSTDKGSVEKKIRSLVVAYRREKRKIIASRPSGSGADTAYDSNWFGYRLLQFLDDVHEPKETTDTVENEVFVHSPEGTIEDEEVAAGPSSPPPPKIRRMMGEKKDMQQPFKIATQLLTKVLQKQEDKDDECSAYGQYVASVLRKLPELQRAKTMAILNNVLMKQHVAYLESEQSKRGMNVAGPSSSSNNSPVTFTSYVDSDSDNAVEEVVFDELCNVIEK; encoded by the exons ATGGAGTGGTCAAGGCAACAAATTGTCGATTTAATtgcaatgtaccaggaggaggatTGTTTATGGAACGTCCGGAGCAAGGATTACAAAAATACCCTTAAAAAACACGATGCTCTTGCAAAAATTGCAACAGCCTTTAGCACGGACAAGGGAAGTGTTGAGAAGAAAATACGATCGCTAGTGGTTGCGTACAGGCgcgagaaaagaaaaattattgccAGCAGACCATCTGGTAGTGGTGCAGACACTGCATATGACTCGAACTGGTTCGGCTATCGGCTGCTGCAGTTCTTGGACGATGTACATGAGCCAAAGGAGACAACAGATACTGTGGAAAATGAG gTTTTCGTACATTCGCCAGAGGGCACAATTGAGGACGAAGAGGTTGCAGCTGGACCTTCCAGTCCTCCACCACCAAAAATCAGAAGGATGATGGGCGAGAAAAAAGACATGCAGCAACCCTTCAAGATTGCTACTCAATTGCTAACTAAAGTGCTGCAAAAACAAGAAGACAAGGACGATGAATGCAGTGCGTATGGGCAGTATGTGGCCTCAGTTTTAAGGAAATTGCCCGAGTTACAACGAGCAAAAACAATGGCTATTCTTAATAATGTACTAATGAAACAACATGTAGCGTATTTAGAAAGTGAGCAGTCGAAAAGGGGTATGAATGTAGCAGGGCCATCATCATCAAGTAACAATTCCCCTGTTACATTTACAAGCTAtgtagacagtgacagtgacaacgcAGTTGAAGAAGTTGTGTTTGACGAATTATGTAACGTAATTGAGAAATAA
- the LOC124711933 gene encoding protein ALP1-like, protein MSGVEETIMICGAALLMLEGLHKQNERRPRRWWRKTFYRRTSGNNLLRELSMEDGSGFRNFTRISPTDFEYLANMISPFVSKKDTNFRKAISVNQRLAVTLRFLATGDSFQSLAYLFRISKQAISKVVPEVCEALVEVLKDYVKIPATENDWSETACLFSQILQFPHCVGAIDGKHIVLQCPVGSGSEYYNYKGSFSIVLLAVVDASYNFLYADIGCQGRISDGGVFKNASINELINKKKLNLPHAECLPGGTKALPYVFVADDAFPLQENIMKPYPGKHVKGSKERVFNYRLSRARMVVENTFGIMASVFRVFKKPMLLQPEKAKTVTLTAVCLHNFLRRNAAARNQYSPHGSFDSYDLQTGEMIPGTWRRDDTASVFISAQNIPRKAASTNKQIRDEFANYFLSPHGSVPWQNNYG, encoded by the exons ATGTCTGGTGTCGAAGAAACAATAATGATATGTGGAGCTGCATTATTAATGCTAGAAGgtttacacaaacaaaatgaaaggcGTCCTCGTCGTTGGTGGAGAAAAACATTCTATAGAAGAACTAGCGGAAATAATCTGCTACGTGAGCTGAGTATGGAAGACGGCTCTGGCTTCCGCAACTTCACTCGGATCTCACCTACCGATTTTGAATATCTGGCAAATATGATATCACCATTTGTTTCAAAAAAAGACACGAATTTCAGGAAAGCTATTTCAGTCAACCAAAGGCTTGCAGTTACTCTTCGTTTCCTGGCAACAGGAGATTCATTTCAGAGCCTTGCGTATTTATTTCGCATTTCGAAACAAGCAATATCTAAAGTAGTACCCGAAGTATGTGAAGCTCTGGTGGAAGTACTGAAGGATTATGTaaag atacCTGCGACTGAAAACGACTGGAGTGAAACAGCATGTTTATTCTCACAGATTCTTCAGTTCCCCCATTGTGTCGGAGCAATTGACGGGAAACATATCGTGCTACAGTGCCCTGTTGGTAGTGGAAGTGAATATTACAATTATAAAGGTTCATTCAGCATTGTGCTGCTTGCTGTCGTCGATGCCAGCTACAACTTTTTGTACGCAGACATCGGCTGCCAAGGCAGAATATCAGATGGTGGTGTGTTCAAAAACGCGAGCATAAATGAGTTgattaacaaaaagaaacttaaCTTGCCACATGCCGAATGCTTACCAGGTGGCACCAAGGCCCTACCATATGTTTTTGTAGCAGATGATGCATTTCCCTTACAGGAAAACATTATGAAACCCTACCCGGGAAAACATGTTAAAGGTTCAAAAGAGAGAGTTTTTAATTACAGGCTTTCAAGGGCCAGAATGGTTGTTGAGAACACTTTCGGCATTATGGCTTCAGTTTTTCGTGTGTTTAAAAAACCTATGTTGCTACAACCGGAAAAGGCAAAAACTGTCACACTTACAGCTGTATGTCTCCACAATTTTTTAAGGCGAAATGCTGCGGCAAGGAACCAGTACTCCCCACATGGAAGCTTCGATTCCTACGATTTACAAACAGGTGAAATGATTCCAGGCACATGGAGACGAGATGACACTGCATCAGTTTTCATTTCAGCACAGAATATACCAAGGAAAGCTGCTTCCACGAATAAACAAATTCGAGACGAATTTGCTAATTATTTTTTAAGCCCACACGGAAGTGTACCGTGGCAAAATAACTATGGGTGA